A stretch of Gambusia affinis linkage group LG10, SWU_Gaff_1.0, whole genome shotgun sequence DNA encodes these proteins:
- the ndnf gene encoding protein NDNF, with product MRQCKGWSLVLLMVLGLGSLAQKLPTRDEGLFQMQIRDKSLFHDSSVIPDGAEISGYLFRDTPKRYYFVVEEDNTPLSVTVTPCDAPLEWKLTLQELPEESSGEGSGEPEPLDQQKQQVTVDEGTELFTYKGNDVESYVATSTPSGLYQLELLSTEKDSNFKVYTTTTPESDQPYPELPYDPRVDVTALGRTTVTLAWKPTPTGFLMGQPVQYCVVINKEHNFKSMCAAEAKISADDAFMLAPKPVRDFSPFDFVHFGFVPSDNGFGKERGLTSNKISRAYLAKPKASDTQKVCIGNKNIYTVSDLKPDTQYYFDVFALNSATNTSTAYVGTFARTKEEARQKTLELKDSKVSDVFIKRKGTKFLRFAPVSSHQRVTLFVHSCLDAVQVQVRRDGKLLLSQNVEGVRQFQLRGKPKAKYQIRLRGSRKGASTLKVLATTRPSSKQPFPSLPEDTRIKAFDKLRTCSSVTVAWLGTQDRNKYCIYRKEVADSFGEEQRRREQNQCAGPDTRRKSEKVLCKYFHSPNLQKAVTTETITGLEPGKTYLLDVYVVGHSGHSVRYQSKLVKTRKYC from the exons ATGAGGCAGTGTAAAGGCTGGAGCTTGGTGCTGCTGATGGTTTTGGGCCTGGGATCGTTGGCCCAGAAGCTGCCTACAAGAGACGAAGGACTCTTTCAGATGCAGATCCGAGACAAGTCGCTGTTCCACGACTCGTCCGTCATTCCAGATGGAGCTGAGATCAGCGGCTACCTCTTCAGGGACACGCCAAAAAG GTACTACTTTGTGGTGGAAGAAGACAACACCCCGTTGTCTGTGACGGTGACACCTTGTGATGCTCCTCTGGAGTGGAAACTGACCCTGCAGGAGCTGCCGGAGGAGTCCAGCGGAGAAGGATCAG GAGAGCCTGAACCCCTGGACCAGCAGAAACAGCAGGTGACTGTAGATGAAGGCACAGAGCTCTTCACCTACAAGGGAAACGATGTGGAGTCCTACGTGGCAACAAGCACGCCCTCTGGTCTCTACCAGCTGGAGTTGCTGTCCACTGAGAAAGACAGCAACTTCAAAGTGTACACCACCACAACTCCAGAGTCTGACCAGCCTTATCCGGAGCTGCCCTACGACCCCCGTGTGGATGTGACCGCGTTGGGTCGCACCACAGTCACGCTAGCCTGGAAGCCGACGCCAACAGGCTTTCTGATGGGCCAACCTGTTCAGTATTGTGTAGTAATTAACAAGGAGCACAACTTCAAAAGCATGTGTGCTGCTGAGGCCAAAATCAGTGCCGATGATGCTTTCATGTTAGCTCCAAAGCCCGTCAGAGACTTTAGCCCTTTTGACTTTGTGCACTTTGGCTTTGTTCCCTCTGACAACGGGTTTGGTAAGGAGAGAGGACTTACTAGTAACAAGATTTCACGAGCATATTTAGCCAAACCCAAAGCGTCTGACACTCAGAAGGTGTGCATTGGCAACAAAAACATCTACACCGTGTCAGACCTTAAACCAGACACACAGTACTACTTTGATGTGTTTGCCTTGAACTCGGCCACCAACACCAGCACAGCGTACGTAGGAACATTTGCCCGCACCAAAGAGGAAGCCCGTCAGAAGACCCTGGAGCTGAAGGACAGCAAAGTGTCGGACGTTTTCATCAAGAGGAAGGGCACAAAGTTTCTACGCTTTGCTCCCGTGTCTTCGCACCAGAGGGTGACGCTTTTTGTGCACTCGTGTCTGGACGCGGTCCAGGTGCAGGTGAGGCGAGATGGCAAGCTGTTGCTGTCGCAGAACGTGGAAGGGGTGCGGCAGTTCCAGTTACGGGGAAAGCCGAAAGCCAAATACCAGATACGCCTTCGAGGAAGCCGGAAAGGGGCCTCCACGCTGAAGGTGCTCGCCACCACGCGCCCCAGCAGCAAGCAACCCTTCCCTTCTCTACCCGAGGACACCCGCATCAAGGCCTTTGACAAGCTGCGCACCTGCTCCTCCGTCACCGTGGCCTGGCTGGGCACGCAGGACCGCAACAAGTACTGCATCTATCGAAAAGAGGTGGCCGACAGCTTCGGGGAAGAGCAGCGACGCAGGGAGCAAAATCAGTGTGCCGGGCCAGACACCCGCAGGAAGTCCGAAAAGGTGCTGTGCAAGTACTTCCACAGCCCGAACCTGCAGAAAGCTGTGACTACAGAGACCATCACGGGTCTGGAGCCAGGGAAGACCTACCTGCTGGACGTTTATGTGGTGGGACACAGTGGCCACTCAGTAAGATACCAGAGCAAACTGGTGAAAACAAGGAAATACTGCTAA